GAAATGGTACGCCGACCTGGGCACGCCCAAGAACGGCGGCACTCGACTGTTCTGCCTCAGCGGCCATGTCAACCGGCCGGGCGTTTACGAACTGCCGCTCGGCTACAACCTGAAGAAGATGATTCACGAGGTCGCGGGCGGTGTGCCCAACGGGCGCAAGGTCAAGGCCGTGGTGCCGGGCGGCTCTTCGACGCCCATCCTCGCCGCCGAGGAAATCGACGTCGCCATGGACTTTGATTCACTGGCCAAGATCGGCACCTTCCTGGGGTCGGGCGGCGTGGTGGTCGTCGACGACGCCACCTGCATGGTCAAGTTCGCACAGCGCATCATCGGCTTCTACCAGCACGAAAGCTGCGGCTGGTGCATCCCCTGCCGCGAGGGCACGGACTGGCTCAAGAAGACGCTCACCCGCTTCCACGCCGGCGGCGGATTGAGGAAGGACATCGACAACATCCAGTACCTGGCTGAGAACATGCTGGGCCGCACCTTCTGCCCGCTGGGAGATGCTGCTGCCATGCCTATCATTTCCATCGTCAAGAAGTTCCGGAAGGAATTTGAAGATCACCTTGAAGGAAGACCGTGTCCGTATGAGGCGCACGGCGCAATCGAGCGGTTGTCAGTATTGAGCCATTAGAGTCATGCCCAAGCATTGCGAGAATGTAAGCAGCAGGTTCAACGATCTCGACCTGCACGACTCCAAGTTGCTGGGCGTGCATCTTGTTCGGGACGCTTCCGAGCGGGTAGACGACGTGGTTCTAGATATCCGCCTTCGTCCGCAGCAGGGAGAATCTGCGTGGAGAGACGTGCAGTTGCGATTCAGAGATTGCACCATCCTCAAGATGAATCTGGACTTGGACGGAAAGCGGGTGTGCGCTGACGATATTGCCACTAACTTATGCTCGTCCGATTCGCCTCTGAGGGAAGAACTGGAAAGAGGACAGCTTAAGTATGAGAAGGAACCACTGGCTGATTACCTGCTCTTCCAAATCCAATTGATTCACCCCGGTGGCGAAATCGACCTCTTTGCGAGAGATTTTGAACTGCAGCAAACTGCAAACCCCATGGTCCCAGAAGGCAGTTAGCCCGTTATGGCTGAGGTAACATTTACCGTCGACGGTCACAAGCTCACCGTCCCGCCAGGGACGCTGCTGATCGAGGCCTGCAAGAAGGTGGGCATCGAAGTGCCCTCCTTCTGCTACTACCCCGGCCTTTCGTTGCAGGCCGCGTGCCGCATGTGCCTGGTCGAGATCGAGAAGATGCCCAAGCTGCAGACCGCCTGCACCGTGGTGGTCACCGAGGGCATGGTCGTCACCACCGACAGCGAGAAAGTGCATCAGGCGCGCAAGTCGATGCTCGAGCTGCTGCTGGGCAATCATCCGCTCGACTGCCCCGTTTGCGACGCCGGCGGCGAATGCGAACTGCAGGACATGACCTTCAAGTACGGCGCCGCCGAGTCGCGCTACATGGAGGCCAAGCTCCACAAGGAAGAGCAGCAGTGGTCGCCGGTGGTGTTCTTCGACCGCCCGCGCTGCATTCTCTGCTACCGCTGCGTGCGCGTGTGCGGCGAGGGCATGGACGTATGGGCGCTGGGCGTGCAGAACCGCGGCGTGCATTCCGTCATCGCTCCCAATCAGGGCGACCACCTGGAGTGCGAAGAATGCGGTATGTGCATCGACATCTGCCCGGTCGGGGCGCTCACCTCCGGCGCCTACCGCTACAAGACGCGCCCCTGGGAGATGCAGCACGTCTCGACCATCTGTACCCACTGCGGCGATGGCTGCAAGACCACGCTCGGAGTGCGCCGCGCTTCCAGCGGACTTGAGATCGTGCGCGGCGACAACCGCGACAAGAGCGGCATCAACGGCGACTTCCTCTGCATCAAGGGCCGCTACGCGTTTGACTTCGTCCAGCACCCTGACCGGCTGCGCCAGCCGCTGCTCCGCAAGGACGGGCACCTGCAGCCCGTCTCCTGGGAGCAGGCGCTCGAAACCGCAGCCCGCCGCATACGCGAGGTGCGCGACTCCGACGGCGGCCCGGCCATCGGCGTGATCGGCTCCACGCGCACCACCAACGAGGAGAGCTACCTGCTCCAGAAGTTCGCCCGTTTGGTGTTGGGCACGAACAACATCGACCACCATCGCACGGCGGACTTTCCGGCATTCTCCGCTGCCCTCGCGGGCCGCCCCGGCGCAACCGCTTCCATGCGCGACGTCCTCCACGCCTCCGCGATCCTGCTCATCGGCGGCGACCCCACGGAGCAGCACCCGCTGCTGGCCTGGAACATCCGCACCAACGTGCGCCTGCATCGCGGCCGGCTGCACGTGGTCAACGCCGCGGAGATCAAGCTGCGCCGCCAGGCGGCAAGCTTCACAGCGATTAACCCCGGTTCCGAAGGCCGCTTGGCCGCCTTTCTCTCCGGCGATGACTCCGCCGCCGACTCGCTCCTGGCCGCGTCCACAACGCGCGACGACCTGCACGCCCTGCGTGACAAGCTCCGCGCCGAATCCGGTCTTGTGGTCATTTTCGGCTCAGAGATCCGCGGCGATGCCGTCTCCACCCTGGTTCGCTTCGGCGCTTCTGTTCCCGGGGCGAAGTTCATCTGCCTGGCCGATTACGCCAACTCCCGCGGCGCTGCGGATCTCGGCCTCTATCCCGGTCTGCTGCCCGGCTACGCGCCGGTAGCGACGGACGGCCGCTTCGCCGGGGAATGGGGCGCACCGTTACCGACCACGCCCGGCCTCGCCATCCCGCAGATGGTCGAGGCGGCGTACGCGGGCAGGCTAAAGGCGCTCTACGTTGTGGGGGCGAATCCCGTGGCGCGTTTCCAGATCGACCCCTTCGCGTTGCGCAACACCTTCGTCGTGGCGCAGGAAATGTTTCTTACGGAGACGGCGCTGCTCGCCGACGTGGTTCTGCCCGCGGCCTGCGCTTACGAAAAGTCGGGCACGTTCACCAGCACCTGCGGCGACTTGCAGGCGCTCAGCAAGGCGGGCGATTTTGCCGGCGCCAAGCCCGATTTCGAGCTCATCGTACGCCTCGCCGATGGCATGGGCTTCGACGTGCGCCGCCTGGTGCCAGTTGCAGCGAACGACGGCACGCGCGCCGATATGGGTCAGTCACGCGGCGCGCAATCCGGCGAAGCCGATCGCCACGGCGTTTGGCTGCGCTCGCAGGGCCTGGAGCCTCGACTCAGCCCGCTCGATCCGGCCGCGATTCTCGACGAGATCCAGCGGCTGGTTCCCGGCTACGCCTTTTCGCGCGCCAACCTGCTCGCCGGAAACGACGTGCATCTCGATTCCGTGGAGCGCGGCGCCGGAGGCGCCAGCCGCTCCGACCTTATCGTGCCCGCTGCCGATTCGCTGTTTACCTCGGGCACGCTGGGCCGCTACTCGCGTGCGCTGAACTCGGTGATAGAAAATCCGCGCCGGGCGGCGCAGCAGGAGGCCGCAGATTGAACGCGGCCGGCCGTATCCCTTAAGCCAAACGTATGGACTGGACGACCTACATCGCGCTCAGCCTGGGTAAGACAGTGGTTTTCTTTGTCATCCTGCTGACCGCGGTCGCCTACACCGTGCTGCTGGAGCGCAAACTGGTGGCGCGCATCCAGAACCGCTGGGGACCCACGCGCGTCGGCCCCTTCGGCCTGTTGCAGCCGCTGGCCGACGGGCTGAAGTTCATCCTCAAAGAAGACCTCATCCCCGGCAACGTGTACAAGCCGCTGTATGTGCTCGCGCCCATGCTTTCGCTCACCGTGGCGCTGATGGCCATCGCGGTGATTCCGGTCGGTGAGAACGTTCGCCTTCCCGGCCTCGGCTTTGAAACTCCGCTTCAGATCACCGACATCAACATCGGCCTGCTTTTCCTCCTGGGCGTCACTTCCGTCGGCGTGTATGGCGTGGCGCTCGCCGGCTGGTCGTCGAATTCCAAGTACTCGCTGCTGGGCTCGCTTCGCGCCAGCGCGCAGATGATCAGCTACGAACTCTCGCTCGGCCTGTCCCTGGTCGGTGTCCTCATCCTCTCCGGTACGCTCAGCCTGCGCGGCATCGTGGACGCGCAGTCCGGCACATACTTTGGCTTCATTCCGCGATGGAATATCTTGTCGAGCACCTTTCCTCAGGTCCTAGGCTTTTTCATCTATCTGACCGCCGCTTTTGCCGAGACCAACCGCATCCCGTTCGATTTGCCGGAGAGCGAGACGGAACTCGTGGCCGGCTACCACACCGAGTACAGCGCCATGAAGTTCGCCATGTTCTTCATGGCCGAGTACATCAACATGTTCACCGTGAGCTGCGTGGCCACGCTGCTCTTTTTCGGAGGCTGGCACGGGCCGGTGTTTGGGCCGCCAGCGTTGCAAGCGGTGCTGCCGCTCCTCTGGTTCGTCGCCAAGGTTTTCTTTTTCATCTTCCTGTACATCTGGATCCGCGGCACGCTGCCGCGCTTCCGTTACGACCAGCTGATGGCCTTCGGATGGAAGGTGCTGCTGCCCCTGGCGCTGTTCAATGTGATGGCCACCGGGCTGGTCGTGGCGTGGAAAGGCTGAGATGCTGCATCAGGCGCTGTTCTTCATCTTCGCCATCGTCGCCGTCGCGGGTGCGGTAAACCTGCTGGCGCAGCGCCATCCCATTAACAGCGCGCTCTCCCTCATCGTGGTGATGGTGTCGCTCTCGGTGCTGTACCTGATGCTGGGCGCGGAGTTCGTCGCCGCCGTGCAGGTCATCGTCTACGCCGGGGCCATCATGGTGCTCTTCGTGCTCACCATCATGCTGCTCAATGCCGGCGAGGAGGAGCGCACCGACGGCAGCCGGGTGGCGGCGCGCTTCGGATATCCTGCCGCCGCGCTGTTCGTGGTTCTGATGACCTGGGTAGTGACGCGCTACGGCAGCGCCGTACCCATCCACCTGGGAGAGTTCCTGGGCTCCACCCAGGACGTCGCCCGCCTGCTCTTCCGTGAATTCCTGCTGCCGTTCGAGGTCACCTCGGTGCTGATCCTGGTGGCCATCATGGGCGCGGTGGTGCTGGCCCGGAGGGAGCCGTAATGGTCCCTATCTCCTGGTACCTGGTGCTGAGCGCCATCCTGTTCGGGCTGGGCGCCGCCGGCTTCCTGCTCAAGCGCAACATCATCACCCTGTTCATGTCTATCGAGCTGATGCTCAATGCTGTGAATCTTTCCTTCGTTGCCTTTGCCACGCAGTGGAAGGCGCTGAGCGGCCATGTGTTCGTGTTCTTCGTGATGGTGGTGGCGGCGGCGGAAGCGGCCGTCGGGCTGGCCATCATCATCTCGGTCTTTCGCACCCGGCAGACGCTCAATGCCGATCGCGTGAACCTGCTGAAGCTATGAAACTCTGGCTCATCCCGCTGCTGCCGCTCGCCGGGGCTCTGATCAACGGCCTTTTCGGTCGCCGTTTCCCGAGCCGGGCCGTGACCGCCGTCGCGCTGGCCGCTTCGGGAGCTTCTTTCGCGTGGTCGCTGCGCGTCGCGGCGGCCTTCGCCCAGCTTCGGCCTGACCAGCTTCCCTACTCGGAAACGCTCGCCGCCTGGCTACAGGCGGGCGCCTTCCGTGCCAACTTCGCCTTTTACCTCGACCAGCTCTCGCTGGTCATGATTTTGGTCGTCACCGGCGTCGGCTTCCTCATCCACGTCTATTCCGTCGGGTACATGGCCGGTGACGGCGGCTACTACCGCTTCTTCAGCTACCTGAACCTGTTCCTGTTCTTCATGCTGACGCTGGTGCTGGCGGACAACTACCTGCTGATGTTCGTAGGCTGGGAAGGCGTCGGGCTGGCGTCGTATCTACTGATTGGTTTCTGGTTCCACAAGGATTCCGCTGCCTCCGCCGGCAAAAAGGCCTTCATCGTCAACCGAATCGGCGACTTCGGATTCCTGCTGGGCATATTCCTCATGGTGAGGGCTTTGGGCTCGGTGCAGTTCGCCGAGGTCTTCCCCGCCGCCGCGCGCCTGGGCACCGAGGCCACGCCCGGCGTGCTCACCGCCATCGCCCTGCTCCTGATGATGGGCGCCTGCGGCAAATCGGCGCAGTTGCCGCTTTACGTCTGGCTGCCGGACGCCATGGAAGGTCCCACACCCGTTTCCGCGCTCATCCACGCCGCCACCATGGTCACGGCAGGCGTCTACATGGTGGCCCGTTCCAGCGCCATCTTCAGCCGCTCGCCGGAAGCTTTGATGGTGGTGGCCATCGTCGGCTGCCTGACGGCGCTGTTCGCCGCCACCATCGGCATGGCTCAGTTCGATATCAAGCGCGTCCTCGCCTATTCCACCATCTCGCAACTGGGCTACATGTTCCTGGCCTGCGGCGTCGCCGCCTATTCCGCCGCCATCTTCCACCTGATGACCCACGCCTTCTTCAAGGCGCTGCTCTTCCTGGGCGCCGGTAGCGTCATCCACGCGCTCTCCGGCGAGCAGGACATGCGCAACATGGGAGGCCTGCGCAAGCACGTTCCCTGGACCTTCGCCGTGATGACCGTGGCCACGCTCGCCATCGCCGGCGCACCCTTCCTGAGCGGATTCTTCTCCAAGGACGAGATCCTGTGGCGCGCCTACTCCAGCCCCTTCGGCAGCCCCATCCTGTGGGGGGTCGGATTCTTCACCGCAGGCCTCACCTCGTTCTACATGTTCCGCCTCTGGTTCATGACCTTTTTCGGCGAGTTGCGCTCCGCCCCGTCTGCGCACGGGCATGGGTCGCACGACGACCACGACGCCCACGGTTCCATCCATGAAAGTCCCTGGGTCATGCTGGCCCCGCTCGTGATCCTGGCGGTGCTTGCGGCGGTTGGCGGCTACGTGGGAGTGCCGCACGCGCTTGGCGGTCACAACTACTTTGAGAAATTCCTGGAACCCGTCTTTTCAGCCGGGTTGCCTGAGGTCCCCGGAGGCCACGGCGACGACGCCACGCTGGAGCGTGGCCTGACGCTGCTTTCCGTGCTGGCGGGCGCAGTCGGTTTCTTGCTCGCCTGGCTTTTCTACTGGAAGAGTCCCGGACTGCCGGAGCGAATTACCG
This genomic window from Terriglobales bacterium contains:
- the nuoH gene encoding NADH-quinone oxidoreductase subunit NuoH — translated: MDWTTYIALSLGKTVVFFVILLTAVAYTVLLERKLVARIQNRWGPTRVGPFGLLQPLADGLKFILKEDLIPGNVYKPLYVLAPMLSLTVALMAIAVIPVGENVRLPGLGFETPLQITDINIGLLFLLGVTSVGVYGVALAGWSSNSKYSLLGSLRASAQMISYELSLGLSLVGVLILSGTLSLRGIVDAQSGTYFGFIPRWNILSSTFPQVLGFFIYLTAAFAETNRIPFDLPESETELVAGYHTEYSAMKFAMFFMAEYINMFTVSCVATLLFFGGWHGPVFGPPALQAVLPLLWFVAKVFFFIFLYIWIRGTLPRFRYDQLMAFGWKVLLPLALFNVMATGLVVAWKG
- a CDS encoding NADH-ubiquinone oxidoreductase-F iron-sulfur binding region domain-containing protein encodes the protein KWYADLGTPKNGGTRLFCLSGHVNRPGVYELPLGYNLKKMIHEVAGGVPNGRKVKAVVPGGSSTPILAAEEIDVAMDFDSLAKIGTFLGSGGVVVVDDATCMVKFAQRIIGFYQHESCGWCIPCREGTDWLKKTLTRFHAGGGLRKDIDNIQYLAENMLGRTFCPLGDAAAMPIISIVKKFRKEFEDHLEGRPCPYEAHGAIERLSVLSH
- a CDS encoding NADH-quinone oxidoreductase subunit J; its protein translation is MLHQALFFIFAIVAVAGAVNLLAQRHPINSALSLIVVMVSLSVLYLMLGAEFVAAVQVIVYAGAIMVLFVLTIMLLNAGEEERTDGSRVAARFGYPAAALFVVLMTWVVTRYGSAVPIHLGEFLGSTQDVARLLFREFLLPFEVTSVLILVAIMGAVVLARREP
- the nuoG gene encoding NADH-quinone oxidoreductase subunit NuoG is translated as MAEVTFTVDGHKLTVPPGTLLIEACKKVGIEVPSFCYYPGLSLQAACRMCLVEIEKMPKLQTACTVVVTEGMVVTTDSEKVHQARKSMLELLLGNHPLDCPVCDAGGECELQDMTFKYGAAESRYMEAKLHKEEQQWSPVVFFDRPRCILCYRCVRVCGEGMDVWALGVQNRGVHSVIAPNQGDHLECEECGMCIDICPVGALTSGAYRYKTRPWEMQHVSTICTHCGDGCKTTLGVRRASSGLEIVRGDNRDKSGINGDFLCIKGRYAFDFVQHPDRLRQPLLRKDGHLQPVSWEQALETAARRIREVRDSDGGPAIGVIGSTRTTNEESYLLQKFARLVLGTNNIDHHRTADFPAFSAALAGRPGATASMRDVLHASAILLIGGDPTEQHPLLAWNIRTNVRLHRGRLHVVNAAEIKLRRQAASFTAINPGSEGRLAAFLSGDDSAADSLLAASTTRDDLHALRDKLRAESGLVVIFGSEIRGDAVSTLVRFGASVPGAKFICLADYANSRGAADLGLYPGLLPGYAPVATDGRFAGEWGAPLPTTPGLAIPQMVEAAYAGRLKALYVVGANPVARFQIDPFALRNTFVVAQEMFLTETALLADVVLPAACAYEKSGTFTSTCGDLQALSKAGDFAGAKPDFELIVRLADGMGFDVRRLVPVAANDGTRADMGQSRGAQSGEADRHGVWLRSQGLEPRLSPLDPAAILDEIQRLVPGYAFSRANLLAGNDVHLDSVERGAGGASRSDLIVPAADSLFTSGTLGRYSRALNSVIENPRRAAQQEAAD
- the nuoK gene encoding NADH-quinone oxidoreductase subunit NuoK, producing MVPISWYLVLSAILFGLGAAGFLLKRNIITLFMSIELMLNAVNLSFVAFATQWKALSGHVFVFFVMVVAAAEAAVGLAIIISVFRTRQTLNADRVNLLKL
- the nuoL gene encoding NADH-quinone oxidoreductase subunit L, with translation MKLWLIPLLPLAGALINGLFGRRFPSRAVTAVALAASGASFAWSLRVAAAFAQLRPDQLPYSETLAAWLQAGAFRANFAFYLDQLSLVMILVVTGVGFLIHVYSVGYMAGDGGYYRFFSYLNLFLFFMLTLVLADNYLLMFVGWEGVGLASYLLIGFWFHKDSAASAGKKAFIVNRIGDFGFLLGIFLMVRALGSVQFAEVFPAAARLGTEATPGVLTAIALLLMMGACGKSAQLPLYVWLPDAMEGPTPVSALIHAATMVTAGVYMVARSSAIFSRSPEALMVVAIVGCLTALFAATIGMAQFDIKRVLAYSTISQLGYMFLACGVAAYSAAIFHLMTHAFFKALLFLGAGSVIHALSGEQDMRNMGGLRKHVPWTFAVMTVATLAIAGAPFLSGFFSKDEILWRAYSSPFGSPILWGVGFFTAGLTSFYMFRLWFMTFFGELRSAPSAHGHGSHDDHDAHGSIHESPWVMLAPLVILAVLAAVGGYVGVPHALGGHNYFEKFLEPVFSAGLPEVPGGHGDDATLERGLTLLSVLAGAVGFLLAWLFYWKSPGLPERITASVGALYRAVAGKYYVDEGYDAVFVRPVVEGSTNILWRGIDVALIDDSVNALASGARSVSGAFRRMQSGNLRSYAGWVVAGAALILAYMVWMAVR